In the genome of Streptomyces sp. Q6, the window CTGCGCGGCGGGCTCACCCGACGGGGCGACGGGGGGTGCGGTGGCGGTCACCCGGGGAGTGTACGGCGCGGCTCTGTCACGCCGACATGCCGGTCGACCGCCTCCGATCCCCGCGTCGGCGCGGTCTTCCACTCTTCGGTGCCTGCGGCTACACACGGCAGTGCCGGATCGCCGCCCCTGCCGACGAGGAGTCCCTGGTGCCGTTCGAGGAAGAGTTCGCCGACCGGAAGGGCGCCGCGTTGGTCACCGGCGGGACGGGCGGCATCGGCGCCGAGGTCGTACGCACCCTGGCCCGGCGGGGCTGCGCCGTCGCGTTCACGTACCGGGCGAACGCGGCGGCCGCGCGGGAGCTGGCGGCCGAACTGTCCGCCGGGGACGGCGCGGTGCGAGCCCTCCGGGCCGACCTGGCGGACGAGCGCGAGGCTTCGGCCGTGGTCAGGGAGACCGCCGCCGCTTTCGGCGCCGTGCACACGCTGGTGTACGCGTCGGGGCCGCACGTGCCGATGGTGCACCTGAGCGAGGTGACCCCCGCCCGGTTCCGGGAGCAGCTGCACGCCGACACCCTCGCCTTCTACCACCTCGCGCACGCCGCGCTGCCCGCGCTGCGCGCGTCACGGGGCAGCGCCGTCGCGGTCACGACGGCCGCGACCCACCGCTATCCGGCGCGCGACGGGCTGTCCTCCGGTACGAAGGGCGCGGTCGAGGCGCTCGTGCGGGCGCTGGCCGCGGAGGAGGGACGCTACGGGGTGCGGTTCAACTGTGTGGGGCCCGGCATGCTCACGGACGGGATGGCCGCCCGGCTGATCGAGGACGGCGACCTGGACGAGACGGCTCTCGCCGTCACCCGGCGCAACATCCCGCTGCGGCGGTTCGGGACCGCGCGGGACATCGCGGAGGCGGTCGCCTTCCTCGTCTCCGACCGGGCCGGTTACATCACGGGCCAGCATCTCGCGGTCGACGGCGGCTACACCGTCTGACCGGCCCGGTACGGAAGGCCGGTACGGAAGGCCGGACCGGAAGACCGGCCCGGCGCAGGAGGTTCAGGCGCCGGCGCGCGCCGGGTCGGCGCCGGCCGGTGCCGCGGCCTCGGCCGCTTCCGGCTTGCGCAGCGCCGGGATGAACGCGGCGACGGCGGCGGACGCGAGGGCCACCCCGCAGCCGATCATCAGGCCGGTACGGAAGCCGCCCTCGGAGGGGATCGTGTAGCCGCCCATGCCGACGGTCATCTGCGCCAGGACGACGCCGACCACGGCGGAGCCGATCGTCGTGCCGAGCGAGCGCATCAGGGTGTTGAAGCCGTTGGCCGCGGCGGTCTCCGACAGCGGCACGGAGCTCATGATCAGGGCGGGCATGGCGCCGTAGGCGAGCGCGACACCGCTGTTGATGACGATGCCGGCGAGCATGATGCCCCAGGCCGTGCCCATGAGCGGCAGCGCGGCCGCGTAGCCGACGGCGATCACGACGGCGCCGGCGATGAGCGCGGTCTTCGGGCCGCGGGCGTTGATCAGCTTTCCGCCGAGCGGAGAGATCAGCATCATCATGATGCCGCCGGGCGCGATCCACAGACCGGCCGCCAGCATCGGCTGCCCGAGCCCGTAGCCGGTGGCCTCGGGGAACTGGAGCAGCTGCGGGGCGATCAGCATGAACGAGTACATGCCGACGCCGATGAGGACCGACGCGGCGTTGGTGAAGAGCACGCGCGGGCGGGCGGTGGTGCGCAGGTCGATCAGCGGGTCACGGGTGCGCAGCTCCCAGAAGCCCCAGGCGAGCAGCGCGACGACGGCGAGGGCGAGCAGGCCGAGCGTCGTGCCCGAGGTCCAGCCCCAGTCGGCGCCCTTGGAGATGCCGAGGAGCAGCGAGACGAGACCGATGGCGAGGCCGACGGCGCCGACGGCGTCGAAGCGCTGGCCCTTGGCGCCGGCCGGGACGTCCGGTACGACGGCGAAGATCAGTACGCCGATCCCCAGGGCGAGCACCGCCGAGCCCCAGAACAGCACCCGCCAGTTCGCGTACTGCGCGACCGCGGCGGCGATCGGCAGGCCGATCGCGCCGCCGATACCCATGGAGGCGCTGACCAGCGCGATGGAACCGCTGAGCTTCTCGGTGGGCACGACGTCGCGCAGCAGCGCGATGCCGAGCGGCACCATGCCCATCCCCATGCCTTGCAGGCCACGCCCGACGATCATCGGGACGACGGACGACGAGAGCGCGCACACCACCGAGCCGATGATGAGCGGGACGACGCAGATGAGCATCGTGCGCCGCTTCCCTATGAGGTCGCCGAGGCGACCGGACACGGGCACGCAGACACCGGCGACGAGCAGGGTGACCGTGACCACCCACGCCGCGTTCGAGGACGACGTGTCGAGGATCTGCGGCAGTTCGGCGATGAGCGGTGTCACCAGTGTCTGCATGATCGCTGCGACGGTGCCGGCGAGCGCGAGGGTGGCGACGATGCCGCCCGACCTGCCGCTCGTCTGGGGGGCATCCATGACGGACTCCTCAATCTCCTGGGTTCGGGGCTCCCCGTCGCTTCACGACGCGAGAGGATGTGCATCATACATACTCTATGCATCACACATATTTCATGCGCCGCGAGGCCCTGGGATACGGTCGGGCCAGGAGGACGCACGCCCATGGAAAAGCCATCGCACCTGGTCGAGTTCGAGCACATGGTGCTCGGCAGGCACCAGTTCAGCAGCACCAAGCGCCGCCATCACGAGGGCCGCATGGAGCGCAGCGCGTACATCTTGCTGAGCCGCATCCGGGTGCAGGGACCGATGTCGATCGGCCAGCTCAGCGAGGCGTTCCTGCTCGACGCCTCCACGCTCAACCGCCAGACCGCGAGCGCGGTGAAGGCCGGACTCCTCGAGCGGATCCCGGACCCCGAGGGCGGGATGGCCCGCAAGTTCCGGCTGACCGAGCAGGGCGAGCGGGAACTGGACGACGAGCGCGCGGCGCACATCAAGGACCTGGACTCGGTCTTCGAGGACTGGTCGCCCGACGACGTGAAGACCTTCGCCGAGTACCTGCAACGGTTCAACACGAGCGTGGAGCGCCTCAGCGGCCAGCCGTGGCCGCGCTCCTGAGCATCCCCTCCGCACACCCGAACCCGCACACGAGCCCGCCCCGCACCGCCGGGGCGGGCTCTTCTCGTGCGCGCCGACCCTGCGGTCGAGCCATCCAGCGGCGTGATCGAGCTGTGTGATCCAGGCCACTTCACCAAAACCTACTACCTACTCGCTTTTGGTGTTTACGCTGGCCACGCAGGCGGCAAGGAAGCCGCCCCCGTCCCCTCAGGAGAGCCGCCATGGCTGTCATCCCCGACTCCGCGTCCGGCACCGTGTCTCCCCCGGGCTCCGCGAGCCCCGCACGGCCCGCGCCCCCGGAGAACGCCCCGGGCCGGCTGGTCCTCGGCCTCGCACTCGCCCAGTTCGGTGTCATGGCCACCCTGCTCACCCCGGTGATGGTGACCCTCGCCCTGCGCGTGGCGCAGATCGTCCCCGAGGACGACCGGGGCGCCGCCCTCGGCCAGGTGCTCTCCCTCGGCGCGGTGCTGGCGATGATCGCCAACCCGGTGATGGGCGGCCTCTCCGACCGCACCACGTCCCGCTTCGGCCGGCGCAGGCCGTGGCTGCTCGGCGGCGTCCTCGTCGCGTTCCTCGGTCTCGCCGTCGTGGCGCTCGGCGGCAGCGTCCCGGTGCTGATGCTCGGCTGGGCGCTCGCCCAGATCGGCGGCAACGCGGCCCTGACCGCCGTCACCGCGAGCATCCCCGACTTCGTTCCCGAGCATCAGCGGGCCCGCGTCTCCGGCACCGTCGGCATGATGACGTCCCTGTCGATGATCGCGGGCAGCGGTCTCGCCAACGCCTTCAGCGCGCACCTCGCCCTCGCCTTCCTGATCCCGGGCCTGCTGGGCATCGCCGGTGTGGTCGTGCTCTGCGCGGTGATGAAGGACCGCCCGGCCCGCCCCGGCGCGTTCGCCCCGTACAGC includes:
- a CDS encoding SDR family oxidoreductase: MPFEEEFADRKGAALVTGGTGGIGAEVVRTLARRGCAVAFTYRANAAAARELAAELSAGDGAVRALRADLADEREASAVVRETAAAFGAVHTLVYASGPHVPMVHLSEVTPARFREQLHADTLAFYHLAHAALPALRASRGSAVAVTTAATHRYPARDGLSSGTKGAVEALVRALAAEEGRYGVRFNCVGPGMLTDGMAARLIEDGDLDETALAVTRRNIPLRRFGTARDIAEAVAFLVSDRAGYITGQHLAVDGGYTV
- a CDS encoding MFS transporter translates to MDAPQTSGRSGGIVATLALAGTVAAIMQTLVTPLIAELPQILDTSSSNAAWVVTVTLLVAGVCVPVSGRLGDLIGKRRTMLICVVPLIIGSVVCALSSSVVPMIVGRGLQGMGMGMVPLGIALLRDVVPTEKLSGSIALVSASMGIGGAIGLPIAAAVAQYANWRVLFWGSAVLALGIGVLIFAVVPDVPAGAKGQRFDAVGAVGLAIGLVSLLLGISKGADWGWTSGTTLGLLALAVVALLAWGFWELRTRDPLIDLRTTARPRVLFTNAASVLIGVGMYSFMLIAPQLLQFPEATGYGLGQPMLAAGLWIAPGGIMMMLISPLGGKLINARGPKTALIAGAVVIAVGYAAALPLMGTAWGIMLAGIVINSGVALAYGAMPALIMSSVPLSETAAANGFNTLMRSLGTTIGSAVVGVVLAQMTVGMGGYTIPSEGGFRTGLMIGCGVALASAAVAAFIPALRKPEAAEAAAPAGADPARAGA
- a CDS encoding MarR family winged helix-turn-helix transcriptional regulator, with product MEKPSHLVEFEHMVLGRHQFSSTKRRHHEGRMERSAYILLSRIRVQGPMSIGQLSEAFLLDASTLNRQTASAVKAGLLERIPDPEGGMARKFRLTEQGERELDDERAAHIKDLDSVFEDWSPDDVKTFAEYLQRFNTSVERLSGQPWPRS
- a CDS encoding MFS transporter yields the protein MAVIPDSASGTVSPPGSASPARPAPPENAPGRLVLGLALAQFGVMATLLTPVMVTLALRVAQIVPEDDRGAALGQVLSLGAVLAMIANPVMGGLSDRTTSRFGRRRPWLLGGVLVAFLGLAVVALGGSVPVLMLGWALAQIGGNAALTAVTASIPDFVPEHQRARVSGTVGMMTSLSMIAGSGLANAFSAHLALAFLIPGLLGIAGVVVLCAVMKDRPARPGAFAPYSFREFLRSFWVSPRRHPDFAWNFAGRFLVFVGISCVTSYQAYFLMDRLGYDDEQVANKLFLGTLVMVATVVVGSVAGGQLSDRSGRRKPYVLGASLIIAVGLALLATAYSFPMFLLAVAVFGFGEGLYLSVDVALAAAVLPDPEQAARDMGVLNIGNALPQSLVPIVAPAFLALGAGGNYGALFLFGGVACVLGAFAVQFIRSVK